GAGAAAGCAAGCGGGACTTTCCCCGGACTCCACGACAAGCATCGTCCTGACCGCGGTATATGGCGGCAACATTGCGTTGCCCAACCAAATCAACACTATACGGCTTGTGCTGGATAGACTTGGGCTACCGATCGTCTTCCAGCAGTACCGCGTCCATGAGATAGGAGAGCATCGCCGCGAGGGAGAGACATCCATCATAGTCCATGGCCGCCACGGACGCGATCCTCGGATCTATGTCAACGATCGATTGTTCGTCAGCAAGACCACGAACCAATAAACTCTTATTGTCTTGTATTGACAATGGGAGGGAGACGATGCAGCACCGCATTTGGGAAAGCATGCGGGTGCAGGGAGGAGATTAGAATGTTTGACCGAGATTCACGGCTGTCGATAAACGTCGAGTCAGCGAGTTAGCTGTACAGCAATAGGAGCCATGGCGAGGATCTTGCAATGCTGCGTGACAGCTCACGAAAGCAGTAGCGGTCTGCGAGAGCCTGCGAAGCGGCCAGGATGTGTTCGGAGGAGGAAATCCCCGAATGCTTCGGGTGGCCTCCGCAAAACGCCAACAACGACTGCATGCTGTATCGACGTCGGGTGGTAAAAGACCGGTCTACCAAGCACTGCTACCGCATCATGTTGCTTCCTCGCAAGGCCCAGTAACCGTCTATCTCTTCGCTACCTCGTTGAGGCTCCACGGATTTACGGCATAGAGCTTGAAAACGCCTTTGCATTTGGCCAGTGCGGTCGTGCTTGTGTAAAGCAAGCGGGATACCAAAGTTCGTGAAATTGTCTTCAAGGCCGATGCCCCGCGAAGGGAGTACTTTGTTCGAACTGAGATCGACTCAGAAAGAGACCAGCCAGGTGAATTCCCCAGAATGCGAGAACGAAGAAAAGACAGCAACGTACCGTGTCCTTCATTAGAGGAGTCCCTaatctgctgctgatgctgcacaAATCTGCGGTTTTGTCGACGAACGATCCGAGAGCCAGGACTCTCCCATCTAACCTCGAATATATAACTTCCCAATTGTGAAATTCCTGCTCCCGAGAGTCTGGTTCCCATTGAGACAACGATGCGAAAAAAGAAACAAAACCCCCAAATGCAAGCCTTCCTCCCTCGAGGTGACAATTTTTCTACACAGGGCATTTCCCAATCAAAATATTAAGAACAACGCCAGACCACGTACATACATCCCGACCTCAGCACCCCAAATGCCGCTGACTGCTGTGGTATCTTATTCGCCTGCCCGCCCCATTCAAAATCAATCATTTTACTCCTCTGGTCATCTTTCTTTGCGTACTCTCGATCATGACTTTAGCGAGTCCTTCAAGCTCTGCGCACTCGCGCTTGTTGTGGGAAGGACGTtgtccttgctcttgctcgacCAGACTTTGGAAAGTGCGAAAACAAGACCAGAGACGAAACCGACGAAGATGGCCGAAACGCTGGCCATTGTAACTGGGGCATCGAAAAAGACGAGGCCGGAAATGGCGATGGGGAGCTTGTTGAGAGCGCCGACCATGGAGTAAGTGGTCGACGATGTCACACGGACACACCAGGCGCTAGTGTaggagatgaagatgctgcTGAGGCCGGTGAAGATCATTGCGGCGATCATGAGCTGCTGTCGTCCTGGTGGGAAGTTGACGGCCAGGTTGGCAGCGGACCAGTCCTCGAGGAGAAGCGAagcgatgaggaggataGGGATCGTGAGCAGGTTGTTGTAGTACATGGCTGTATCATGGTCAGTACATGTGTAGCAGCTGCGACGCTGCAATACTCACTGTCAAAGTCCTTGAAGTTAGTCAACTTAATGCGCTTCCTCATGCCCAGCACGTAGCCGGCAGAGCAGACGCAGTTCAGGGCCATCCAAATGTATCCCGCGTTCAAAGTAGCGATCTTCTCAGCGGCCTCGCCTGTCACCGCAGTTCCTCCATATGACGAAAGTGCGTGGGTGATGTCCGCCCATGCTGCAATGATACTGCTCAGGACCATGAGACCGAAACTCAAGAGAGCCATGCCGGTGACGGAGCCTCCAAACCATAGCACCTCGCCATATGCAATGAGAATGATTGTCAAGTTTTTGAAGATGGTGTAGACTGGAATGCTCAGGAACTGCAAGGCCTTGATGGAGGTGTAGATCATGCCGATCAGGAGGAGCGATACAGGGAACCATTTTCGTGCCTCGTCCACGTTGAAGCCTCGATATGTGATGAATCCCATGGCCTTGCCAGTGGAGATGGCGAGAATACACACAATGGCCTGTAGAGCACACAATTAGCCTTTGGGGACCCCTGCTATCTCGAGCTCGTATCGGGAACTTACCTGCAcggccagcaagaagaagctcaaatTCCACCCTGTGCCATTGACGCAGTATTTATTGGACACCGTCATGAGAATACTGCTCCCGCAGTATGCCAGAATGGAGAAGAGCGGGTTGTTGACTATGGCCGCGGGCGCAGCCATCTTAGGCACAACTGGCCTCGGAGCAGCCTCGAAATGGCCATTTGGCTGGCGGTCGCCCAGCTCTATTGTGAAGTCCCGCTTTTTCTCGTCCGCCATGTCGTACTGCTGGGATGGGACGTCGCTGTAGCGCGGTGGTTGCGGCGATGGGTCGCGCGACGGGAGAAGGGGGTTCGGCTTCTGCCAGGCTCGACTGGGACCGAGGGATCGCTGGACGCCGACGAAGGTAGTCGTGGTGGAGGACGTGTGCGCGGAGCGCTGAGAAGGGTGGAGGGGGAGTTGGAGGTGGAGTGTCGTAGAAAGGAGAGTCGGGAGAGATAGTGGATGAGCTGAATGGGGTGGTGATGGCTCAAGGCCAGGCCAGGTAGACTTTTGGGGCGGCGATGGGCCAGGGTCCGCCGAGTTCGTGTCTTTCGCGATTGGGGAAATGGACGACGCGCAAGCAGCTTTTTGTTGAGCCCGAATACTATAGCACAACACAACACAATTCTTCACCTGCACGTGTTGCTCACTTATATCAAGCTTCCTGCGGAGTCGAGCTTCTGCATTTGCACGTGCGATTTACAAGTCCTCGGCCGCTGCGACCTTCTCCTCAAGCATTCGACGCGGGTCTTGCCTGCTCTCGGCATAGCGGCGACTCCCGCCGCTACTGCGGACGAGCAGAACGATTCGTCCTCTCAGCGGGCAGGAAAGCACACAGCTCAATatcacctcctcctcatgACCATGGCCACAATCGACGCCAAAGTCGCCAAAGTCCTCGACTCGCGGCAGGCCGActcggacgacgaggatgcaCTGATCGCCGAGCTGGAAAATGACGAAGATACCGAGTTCTCCGCTCTGCGTGAGAAGCGTTTGCAACAACTCCATCAAGAAGTCTCTCGTGCCAAGCTGATGAAGGAGACCGCACATGGAACCTACCAGGAAATCAAGTCAGAAGAGAGTCTGATGGAAATATCCACCTCCGAAAAGCTCTGCATCGTTCACTTCATGAAGCCGGATTTCAACAGATGCGGCTACATGGACTCGAAGCTGGCCATCTTGGCAGAGAAGCACTTTGACACGAGATTTGTTTCTATCAATGTCGAAAATGCGCCTTTCCTCGTGGTCAAACTCAACATCAAGGTCTTGCCTTGTGTTATTGCCTTTATAGATGGCAAGTCTGTGGACAGAATAATTGGCTTCGAAGGCATTGGCTACAAGCCCGATTCTTTCACCACGAGTGAACTGGAGGCGAGACTGCTGCAGAGTGGCGTCTTAGTGAGATCAAAGATgaatgatgaggacgacCGCAGACGAATCAAGCGAGAGGAGCAGGAGAGGGAAGAAGCTTGGGATTCTGATGAGTAAGGCGCTTGATGAATCGCGGCATGGCAATTTGAGCCTTTCATCGTATCCGCAAGACCTAGATGGCCTCACAGGAGACCGGCTTTCCCAGTTCTACTCAGAATCGGCCGCAGAGGTCTTGGAATCCGGTTTTCCGCAGTC
This genomic interval from Cercospora beticola chromosome 7, complete sequence contains the following:
- the GMT1 gene encoding GDP-mannose transporter gives rise to the protein MADEKKRDFTIELGDRQPNGHFEAAPRPVVPKMAAPAAIVNNPLFSILAYCGSSILMTVSNKYCVNGTGWNLSFFLLAVQAIVCILAISTGKAMGFITYRGFNVDEARKWFPVSLLLIGMIYTSIKALQFLSIPVYTIFKNLTIILIAYGEVLWFGGSVTGMALLSFGLMVLSSIIAAWADITHALSSYGGTAVTGEAAEKIATLNAGYIWMALNCVCSAGYVLGMRKRIKLTNFKDFDTMYYNNLLTIPILLIASLLLEDWSAANLAVNFPPGRQQLMIAAMIFTGLSSIFISYTSAWCVRVTSSTTYSMVGALNKLPIAISGLVFFDAPVTMASVSAIFVGFVSGLVFALSKVWSSKSKDNVLPTTSASAQSLKDSLKS